Genomic DNA from Setaria italica strain Yugu1 chromosome V, Setaria_italica_v2.0, whole genome shotgun sequence:
TCTGGAGAAAACTGGAGCCATTATTTCAACAAACCTGTACATGAAACAGATACAGTTAGTCCCTTGATACCAAGGAACCAGAGTAGGCAGATTCAGCTGCTATGGGGGCAAAATTATATACCCAGCGCACGGGGGAACATGAGGATCTGAGCACCAGCCTTCCCTCTCCTCTGTAACCCTGTCAGAATCAGTTTTGTAagattctctttttttttcattttcgaCAAATCAATTTCCACATCTCAGCAAAGAGGCTGAAATCTGTAGTCCGACACCACGATTAAATTTTCTATCCTTGTGCAAAGCATATTTTGGGAAACAAAGCCTCCAGCATCACAACATATACATGAAGCAACACATTTTTCTAGAAGACAAAACAAAATAGTTCACTGTACCTACAAACTAGAGAACCCGCCACTTACTTGTGAACCTGACGATCCCCTCTTCTTTTGGTCATCTGCCATGTCAATCCCTTATCTGGCTCTAAACCAGGTTGTGAGATTTCTAGTTGATATTTCTTGACAAGTTTAATGTACCTGCAATGTAAATCATGTTAGCAAGTCATCTAAAAAATGATATGAAGAAATGGTCAAGTGAAGATCAAAAACATACTCATCGCCATTAAAATGATTGACTCCAAGGTCCTCATCCCAGATAAATATGTACTCATAGGCTGCCACGATATCAGGGTGCAAGAACCTTTTAGCATACCACCTAGAGGTCATGATAATCAGGACAATTTAGAATCATCTTCCAAACTAAAATATGTGAAGAATAATAAAACATCAGAGCACACACCATTTTGCTTGTTTCCGGGCGCTTACATGGATAGCTCGCTTTGACCACTCAAATTCATCCCATTCACTCACTTGGCCATCATAGTGAAACAACAGGATAGCAAAATCACTAGAGAACTGCAACCAAAGGTCAAAACTATCAGGCAGTTTGTCTATAACTCCATGGCATGTGCAGAATTATAGACAAATATGCAGTTgccaaaaataaagaaaattggAAGTAGTCCTTACTAGACTACAGAACATGGGATGTAAGAGCAATGTCAGATGTAAATAGATTATTTAAAAATTACCTTCTTGACAGCCCTATTTATGTTCTCTTTCTGTGAAATGCCAACCGTGAAAGTAACAAGGTACTTTGGCTTGAAGGGTAGGTCCTGCAAATTTAAATATCCGAGTCAGAAAGAATGAAATGCACACATTGTAAAATTTGTGTGAGAACTAACTAAAACATTAGGGTTAAAAGTGACAAAGCACCATGGATAGGATGCCCAAATTAAGATGGAAGCAACCAGCTTTTATGGAAGATGAAGGGAAGAATGCAAAAGGCTGGGCCAAAAATCAGCAAGAAATGAAGCATACATGAGCAGGACAAATAATAAGGTAGGAATTCGCAGCAATACTCAGATCTCGATCAAACGACAGCTTTCACCAGCTGTGCGAGACAGATAATTGAAAAGATTGCATAAGAGCAGCACACGGGCATAAGAATTTACGAGATGACAAGAGCAAGCATATGCTAATTCTTTCTTGCTGACATGTGAAGGGAAGTATTCAGCATAACCTCATCTCTTGGAGGAATAAACCATAACCTAGtgggaaggaaaagaagaaaaggcatCCCAGAACTGAAACACAAACAATATGAGACGAGAAGCGCATACAAGAATAATTACCTCCTCTGGGTTTCCCCATAACCTATGGGGATGAAAATCAGACTCTGGTACAACAATACCAGGTGCTAGGCTCTCTGCACCCCTTGGGTTTGTTGGTACATAAATCTACAAAGTTATCAACCaagatcattttttttatttaacagACATACTAAAAGAGAAAGGATCGctcacaaaacaaaaaaaaaattgaggttTAATCATATCGATAGCAAGGGAATCGTGTAATCAAGGTAAATACAAATTCAGAAAGTGCACACAGGTCATACCTTCAATGTATCATTTGAGTTTGGTTCAGAGCCATTTCCCCTTGCGTTCCTGGCCGCAGTCCAAGCATGATTAAGTATAGCTTGAGTTGACAGGCCTGAGTTCCTGTCCTTTATATAGGAAACAATGCTAGATGGAAAGTGAAGCTGCAACAGTTTGAAGTAGTAATAAGTCAACTTACCGATAAGCTACTGCATAGATGCCATATGTGGAGAGACCATATTCATACCTTTGTTATGCTAACTGTTGGGAATGAAATTCcaacaaagaaaccaaagacCACACCAACGGTTGTTACTACAATAAGCCTCATGCTTTCGTTAGGTTTCCTAATTGCACTGCAAGGGAGCATTCAACTGATGAAACCAAGCAGGAACAGTATAGCCTCAAAATGTAAAATAATGAAAAAGGACAGTGTGCAAACCAAACCTGCATGCAACAACTGGGAGTTTGGCCATTGCCTAGTATAGTCGTAAAAGTAGCAAAGGTGGAGTCTTGTGAGCGGCAGGTACTACGCATTGCTCAATGGGAGCATAACGATGGTAGCTGGAAGCTGATGTACACCAATAAGACGCCCACCTGGAAGATAGTAATAATAACAGCAAGGCAGCGAAGCAAAATTACATTAGCATTGAAACCGAAGGCTAGAAATCAATTAAGATGTGCTACCTATTCGTACATGAAGTAGAGCCTAAAACAAATACATGCAATTATGGTATATGTGAGTTGTCATGTTTAGATGACCCTCGCGGTGGTTAAGGAAGAGCTTTTTTGGTGATAGAAGATGGAGGTTGCTGCTGTCGATGTGAAGCGATAGGGAAAGAATAGGAGGATTGGAATGAAGCCTGCATCGATGAATTGAAGAGGAGGTTATGCCAACAGAATACTTGGATGTGAAACTCAACCTAGTGGCAGGAATCAATCCCTCGTGGTCCCAGGATGCTAGCGTGCGTGCGTAATACTACTTATGTACTAGTAACGCCTGAACCATTATTATCCCAACCCGTTTCTCTATCTCTATGTGAATGGTCGATCCAAACCTTTTGACAATGACCGGGAGACGCGATTCGCTGACGGAATTCGAATGGAGCAGAATACAAGAAGCAGAGCAAATGGCGTCCCAAGATTTACCTGGAATGGAATGCCgcgcgaggcggcgcggcggcaatggagcggcggcgggggaggaggcgaaACCCTAGTCTAGAGGGTCGGCGGGCGGGGAGGGGAGAAAGTCTCTGGTGGGCGACGCGTGCCAGCCGCCCGCCGCAACCGCGCgcaagagaggaggaggaggagggaggaggtggagatggaggcCACGCCACGCTGCCAGTCGCCAGGCCGTTTCGTCGATCGATACGGTGGCTCCGCTCCGCTGGGCCTTCGCCTTCCTATCCTTGGCACTTCCTTTTGTGGGCCCAACTCAACCGGAACGACTGTTCCTCAGCAGTTGCTGTTCAAACTTGCCTGGCCTGCCCAATGCCCACCACTCGACTCACTCGTGCTCAAAGAAATTTCAACACGACCAATATATTGTAAGAGAATTTAAATAATGTCCAAACctaattttatttagaaaaaaaatacttcttTTCAACCAGAAATAGATTTAGGCACGATTACTGCATAATATGttggttttattttattattcctATTTCGGTACTTAGGGTACAGAATAGTTAAACTATTcggcccttgtttagttcaccaccaactcctaactttggcactatgcaaaaagaagattccacatcacatcaaacttgcggtacatgcatggagtactaaatgtagacgaaattaaaaactaattgcacagttttgttgtactaattagtcaatgtttggacaataattcacaaatacaaacgaaacgctacagtgtggcccccccccctcccccgacCCAGCACCTCCTCCCGCCCGCGCTCGCTTCTCCCTGCCGGTCCGATTTTTTCAAGTCACTAGCatgcggccgctcgccgctcgtGGCATCCCCTGCCTCTATCGTCGCGCTCATCGCTCGCAGCCGCCCCCGCTGCCGTCGTCGGGCTCGTCGCTTGCGGCCGCTGCAGCCGCCACTGCTGCTATCAACATGGACGCACGGCTGCCGCTCCTGCTATCAGCATGCACGCATGGCAGCTAGTTGTTAATGCTAATTTACCCTCTTCCCAGTAGTCCAGCACCATTCAATTCTGTTTATTCCCATCTTCAAATATGAAAGTTTCAAATCCAACCTATGTTACCCACAAAATCTCAGAAAATTGAAGTCTGTACTAGCACGCATCCGGTTTTTGCGAGATGACCAGAAATCTCAGAAATTGAAAAATTCGGATGCTTTTTTGTGCACACTGGAATCTGGGGGTGTCGGTCAAATAAAACCAGATTTTGTTGGAGGCAAAATAGTTTCTTTACGTTTTGAGTGGAATAGGCATTTGGTAAGGAGTAATCTATAGTACTGGTATTTGCATCGGTAGACTTTTCCAAGCAGAATCACGCAAAAACCAAATAAATTTACAATTGGGAGACACCGATCGAAATCAGTTTTGTAACGGTACGTAGCGGCACTGTACTGTAAATTAATTCATCTTTACATAAAGAACCATGATTGCAAAAAGTGCCGTATGAGAAACAAAAACTTAAATCGAATACAATGATTTTTTTTGACCGAGTACAATATGCTATTTCAATGATCATATTTAAACAGTGCACACGGTTTTGTCCATGAAAACTCAGTACACTCTGCTATTTCATTGATCCTGTTTTTACAATTTGGGGAACTAcaataaacaaaaagaaaaatcaacagACATGTAGCCAATCAACCATCCCATGTGCAGGTAACCAGCATGCATATTACAATCTGCAAAAGAGCTAAGCATTATTAGTATATGCAGGTTAAAGACAGCTGATGATGGCTCTGGGCCTCTGGCAATGAGCTCCATGATCTTCATGGGAGCTTAGACTGTAAACTGACATAATCCAGTTCACTCATCCGCTCCATGCACATACAGCAGGTTCAGTCCATTTAGATACAAAGCTAAAAGGCCTCGACTAAAGAAATACATATGGAGCGTGTCACAATTTAGCGTCTTGATCTTTCTCTGTTCATAGATTGCTTTCACTTTTACCTGACAGCCTAACATATCAGCACATTAAATTATTCTGAACTTTCTGCTGGCACTGCCACATGATGTTAATTATAGGTGTCAACAAGCATAGAAAGATAACACCTAGTGGGATTTCCTGTTCTTAGTTCTGAAAGCATCTTTCAGTCATCCATTTTCAGGACCTACAGAGCTGCACCCAGGTAATTTGACTAGTCCTTTTTCCTGAATCCATCTTCGGATAGCTAGAGATTTTTCCCACATCCCATATGAGGTATACAAGTTTGATATCAGCACATACAAATCTGGTCTTTCAGGATGAAGCACCATCATTCTCTTGAAAGCTTCTTCTCCAAACTGTAACCTTGAATGGAGCCCACATCCATGGAGAAAAGCTCCCCAAACACTAACATCTGCTTGCATTGGCATCTATGGAATGATTTACCCATAAGTAGGTCACCCAGACAAACAGAAGCTGACAGAGCATTCACCACAGAGGTGGCATCAGGTGAAGCACCCTGCAGCCTCATCTGTTTAAATACCATCAGAGCATCATCGCCCATACTATTCTCAGCATAGCCTGCAATCATCGAATTCCACGTGACAACATCCTTGTTCAAAATTCTTCCAAATATCCTGTTGGCCTCTAACACTGCTTGACACTTTGCATACATGTCAACTAATGCATTCACCACCACATCATAATCAACCACACCTAACCTGACAGCTATCCCATGAATCGACCTTCCCAGAGACAAGTCACGTAACTGAGAAGAAGCTGAAAGAACAGTTGCCATGGTAACTGAATTTGGAACAATGCTTGCAAATTTCTTGTCAAGAAACAACTGTAATGCATCAAGAGGGTTCCCATTCTGCGCGTACCCCACAATCATCGTGGTCCAAAGAACAATGTCAAGATAGCTGAGCTCATCAAACGTGCGCCGAGCATCCTCTACCTCCCCGCACTTAACATACATATCCAACAAGGCTGCATTGATGAAAGAGTTATAAATTAAACCATGTTTGATCACTGATCCATGGATCCACCTCCCTTGGTGCAAACTCCTGAGTGCAGCGCAAGCAGCAAGAGCGCTAGCCATCGTGTACTCACTCGGCTGCATACTTTCGCGCCTCATCTCATTGAACAGAAACAGTCCATGTGCAGCAAAACCATTCTGGACGCACCCGCTTAGCATCGAGGTCCAGGACACCACATTCCGGTCAGGAATTCTCTCAAACATTTTGCGGGTGCACTCCAAGTCCCCGGCTTTCACGTACATGTCAACCAAGCTGTTCATCACGAagccgtccgcgccgccggccttgaCGGCGTCGCAGTGCAGACGCCTGCCGTACCCGTGCTGGTACCGGCGACCAGGAAGATGGGGGTGGACTACTGCATGGTCCTCAACGTCGACTGCAAAGCCAGCAACGACGGCCTCAACACACTGGCGGCCTGGCAATAACACTCCAGTACTCCACCAACAGTCAGGAAGGAGGCAGAGGCCAAGTTCGAGCACATCTATGGGGCATACGAGGTTGCTCACCCCTGCATCTCACATCTATGGGGCAGAAGGCGGCGGGGATGATGGCGAGTGGCGAGCGACGGA
This window encodes:
- the LOC101761650 gene encoding uncharacterized protein LOC101761650 — protein: MAKLPVVACSAIRKPNESMRLIVVTTVGVVFGFFVGISFPTVSITKLHFPSSIVSYIKDRNSGLSTQAILNHAWTAARNARGNGSEPNSNDTLKIYVPTNPRGAESLAPGIVVPESDFHPHRLWGNPEEDLPFKPKYLVTFTVGISQKENINRAVKKFSSDFAILLFHYDGQVSEWDEFEWSKRAIHVSARKQAKWWYAKRFLHPDIVAAYEYIFIWDEDLGVNHFNGDEYIKLVKKYQLEISQPGLEPDKGLTWQMTKRRGDRQVHKVTEEREGWCSDPHVPPCAGFVEIMAPVFSRDAWRCVWHMIQNDLIHGWGLDFALRKCVEPAHEKIGVVDSQWIVHQVVPSLGNQGQSENGRAPWEGVRERCRKEWGIFQTRMAEAEKAYYEMMGVTPPNVTFVS
- the LOC105914446 gene encoding pentatricopeptide repeat-containing protein At2g03380, mitochondrial-like; translated protein: MPPAAVRHSPPLLAIPAAARHPPSPANDTIPHPRRRRSPLAAPARHSPPPSLATSHPPPPPLATPPPPPLAIPLIRRSPLAIIPAAFCPIDVRCRGRQCVEAVVAGFAVDVEDHAVVHPHLPGRRYQHGYGRRLHCDAVKAGGADGFVMNSLVDMYVKAGDLECTRKMFERIPDRNVVSWTSMLSGCVQNGFAAHGLFLFNEMRRETLLDMYVKCGEVEDARRTFDELSYLDIVLWTTMIVGYAQNGNPLDALQLFLDKKFASIVPNSVTMATVLSASSQLRDLSLGRSIHGIAVRLGVVDYDVVVNALVDMYAKCQAVLEANRIFGRILNKDVVTWNSMIAGYAENSMGDDALMVFKQMRLQGASPDATSVVNALSASVCLGDLLMGKSFHRCQCKQMLVFGELFSMDVGSIQGYSLEKKLSRE